In Sandaracinaceae bacterium, the following are encoded in one genomic region:
- a CDS encoding cellulase family glycosylhydrolase, translating to MYRICLALVCLAGCARPPPAADLTKERSPLPAIDEGEFVRADGARFVIGERPVRFVGVNASLVHGGTARADTPRLLESMAGDGVRLARVWALGETEGDEAWRRDVAFRLGPDAWVEESFVHLDRVLAEARANDVRVILVLANRWGDRGGLPQLARWAGITPRRRHLLPSELRAVLESEAARALYLAHVERLVARRNTVTGVPYRDDPTIFAWELVNELSSPTCAAQRAQLDWVRTMSSRVRALDPNHLIAAGHIGYNSEQSLAFWKQIHRLPEIGYADTHGYPQNLVDAVDPDALGDWLDHRAASADALGLPLLVGEVGVPRGDDGPFAPRAAWFETFFDRASHDGTDGVLLWIYRPWQEHEDSHGIWPWGPLAEETAPVRRLLQARAKPWDRVEANGAPDSDWALGVERVVPFVEGDWEGETLEVDPWALAEGCAESDSAWLLYALPWQARAGRLDVAIPGETHGALRVLLDGRVVGTWRQGRFTQSHPPPLGTVTWMRLEALDADGAALLRRFTTTLPGATRLALTLHTP from the coding sequence ATGTACCGCATCTGCCTCGCGCTGGTCTGCCTCGCGGGCTGCGCCCGCCCGCCGCCCGCCGCCGACCTGACCAAGGAGCGCTCGCCGCTCCCCGCGATCGACGAGGGCGAGTTCGTGCGCGCGGACGGCGCGCGCTTCGTGATCGGCGAGCGCCCGGTGCGCTTCGTGGGCGTCAACGCGTCTCTCGTACACGGTGGGACCGCACGCGCCGACACGCCCCGCCTGCTCGAGTCGATGGCGGGCGACGGCGTGCGCCTGGCGCGCGTGTGGGCGCTCGGAGAGACGGAGGGAGACGAGGCCTGGCGGCGCGACGTCGCCTTCCGGCTCGGCCCCGACGCGTGGGTGGAGGAGTCCTTCGTGCACCTCGACCGCGTGCTCGCGGAGGCGCGCGCGAACGACGTGCGGGTGATCCTCGTGCTCGCCAACCGGTGGGGCGACCGCGGCGGCCTCCCGCAGCTCGCGCGCTGGGCCGGGATCACCCCGCGGCGGCGGCACCTGCTCCCCTCGGAGCTGCGCGCGGTGCTCGAAAGCGAGGCGGCCAGAGCGCTCTACCTCGCGCACGTCGAGCGGCTGGTCGCGCGCCGCAACACGGTGACCGGCGTGCCCTACCGCGACGACCCGACGATCTTCGCGTGGGAGCTCGTCAACGAGCTGTCCTCCCCCACGTGCGCGGCGCAGCGCGCGCAGCTCGACTGGGTCCGGACGATGTCGTCGCGGGTCCGGGCGCTCGACCCGAACCACCTCATCGCCGCGGGGCACATCGGCTACAACAGCGAGCAGTCTCTCGCGTTCTGGAAGCAGATCCATCGGCTGCCCGAGATCGGCTACGCCGACACCCACGGCTACCCGCAGAACCTGGTCGACGCGGTGGACCCCGACGCGCTCGGCGACTGGCTCGATCACCGCGCGGCGAGCGCGGACGCGCTGGGTCTCCCGCTCCTCGTGGGCGAGGTCGGCGTGCCGCGCGGAGACGACGGCCCGTTCGCGCCGCGCGCCGCGTGGTTCGAGACCTTCTTCGACCGCGCCTCCCACGACGGCACGGACGGGGTCTTGCTCTGGATCTACCGCCCGTGGCAGGAGCACGAGGACTCGCACGGGATCTGGCCCTGGGGGCCTCTCGCGGAGGAGACCGCGCCCGTGCGTCGGCTCTTGCAGGCCCGCGCCAAGCCGTGGGACCGCGTCGAGGCGAATGGCGCGCCCGACTCCGACTGGGCGCTCGGGGTGGAGCGCGTGGTGCCCTTCGTCGAAGGCGACTGGGAGGGCGAGACCCTCGAGGTCGATCCGTGGGCGCTCGCCGAGGGCTGCGCGGAGAGCGACTCCGCGTGGCTGCTCTACGCGCTGCCGTGGCAGGCGCGCGCGGGGCGACTCGACGTCGCGATCCCTGGTGAGACCCACGGCGCCCTCCGCGTGCTTCTCGACGGACGCGTGGTGGGCACCTGGCGCCAGGGCCGCTTCACGCAGTCCCACCCCCCGCCGCTCGGCACGGTCACGTGGATGCGCCTCGAGGCGCTCGACGCCGACGGCGCCGCCTTGCTCCGGCGCTTCACCACCACGCTCCCGGGCGCCACGAGGCTGGCGCTGACCCTTCACACGCCGTGA
- a CDS encoding cytochrome P450, which produces MTLDPQRRARPPGPAPVTKNPFSLLAYMRRMRDGAAQTVGARFETYGDIYYAPFLGRDVYVLRHPDHIREVLIRQASKLGKPTSGLTASQLSRLLGEGLLNANGDSWRRRRRLIQPAFSSKRLQAYAETIGAHTEDALARWRPGQRVDLSREMMELTLRIVSKTLFDHDVHGETDRFAAAIHTFRQAFGGIDAMLPDWVPTRGKRRTLAAMEEVDALVYGLIDARRASAGGGGDDLLTALATGGDGDDRLTRRELRDELLTLFIAGHETTSHALTWTLHLLSQHRAIEARVRDEVRAFDAAGPGWDDLPALALTRRVLEESMRLYPPAYAVPRTATEDVEVGGYVIPAGADVVIWIHHVHRDGRWFEDPERFDPDRFLPERKKALPQCAYLPFGAGQRACIGKQFAMMEAQLILARVLRAWSFDPDPAHVVRPRLAVTMSPRGGLPVFLREVDIS; this is translated from the coding sequence ATGACGCTCGACCCTCAACGGCGCGCGCGGCCGCCTGGCCCCGCTCCGGTCACCAAGAACCCGTTCTCGCTCCTCGCCTACATGCGCCGGATGCGCGACGGCGCGGCGCAGACGGTGGGCGCGCGCTTCGAGACCTACGGCGACATCTACTACGCGCCGTTCCTGGGACGGGACGTGTACGTGCTGCGCCACCCCGACCACATCCGGGAGGTGTTGATCCGCCAGGCGTCGAAGCTCGGCAAGCCGACGAGCGGGCTCACCGCGTCGCAGCTCTCGCGCCTGCTCGGCGAGGGGCTGCTCAACGCGAACGGCGACTCGTGGCGGCGCCGGCGCCGGCTCATCCAGCCCGCGTTCTCGAGCAAGCGCCTGCAGGCGTACGCGGAGACGATCGGCGCGCACACCGAAGACGCGCTGGCGCGATGGAGACCTGGACAGCGCGTGGACCTGAGCCGCGAGATGATGGAGCTGACCCTGCGCATCGTGAGCAAGACCCTCTTCGACCACGACGTGCACGGAGAGACGGATCGATTCGCGGCGGCCATCCACACCTTCCGGCAGGCGTTCGGCGGGATCGACGCGATGCTCCCGGACTGGGTCCCCACGCGGGGCAAGCGCCGGACCCTCGCCGCCATGGAGGAGGTGGACGCGCTCGTGTACGGGCTGATCGACGCGCGGCGCGCCAGCGCCGGGGGAGGGGGCGACGACCTGCTCACCGCGCTGGCGACCGGAGGCGACGGCGACGATCGCCTCACGCGAAGGGAGCTGCGCGACGAGCTGCTGACCCTCTTCATCGCCGGGCACGAGACCACCTCGCACGCGCTCACCTGGACCCTTCATCTGCTGTCGCAGCACCGGGCGATCGAGGCGCGGGTGCGGGACGAGGTGCGCGCTTTCGACGCCGCGGGGCCGGGGTGGGACGACCTGCCTGCCCTCGCTCTGACGCGACGCGTGCTCGAGGAGTCGATGCGACTCTACCCGCCGGCCTACGCCGTGCCGCGCACGGCCACCGAGGACGTGGAGGTCGGCGGCTACGTCATCCCCGCCGGCGCGGACGTCGTGATCTGGATACACCACGTGCACCGCGACGGGCGCTGGTTCGAGGACCCGGAGCGCTTCGACCCCGATCGCTTCCTGCCCGAGCGAAAGAAGGCGCTGCCCCAGTGTGCGTATCTCCCGTTCGGCGCGGGGCAGCGCGCGTGCATCGGAAAACAGTTTGCCATGATGGAGGCTCAGCTCATCCTGGCCCGCGTGCTGCGCGCGTGGAGCTTCGACCCGGACCCCGCGCACGTCGTGCGCCCGCGGCTCGCCGTGACCATGTCGCCGCGTGGGGGGCTGCCGGTGTTCCTGCGCGAGGTCGATATTTCGTAA
- a CDS encoding sigma 54-interacting transcriptional regulator, translating to MSQSTQPAEDTPGLPIRSLSVEVVDGETKGARAEGAAESLSVGSAEGNDLVIADPTVSRYHLELRRGEEGVRVIDHGSTNGTRYEGARIERGTVPPGARLSLGHTTIRVDDGARITLELLEGDELAGLRGRTAVMRRLMARVGKAARAEMPALLVGESGTGKERVARALHEESRRRGGPFVTVDCGALSPALVASELFGHEKGAFTGAERQHVGAFERAHGGTLFLDEIGELGAELQPALLGVLERGRFRRVGGRKEVEADVRVVAATHRDLRAEVNEGSFRLDLYYRLAVVVLELPPLRARLEDVPLLVEHFLREAGHDGAVGEVFSADAMTALCQHRWPGNVRELRNVVEATLAMGETPALHAADLPAESDAALNDALLTQPYKDARRLLLDAFERRYVQRLLERNDGNVSAAAREGRMDRTYLIKLKQRHELD from the coding sequence ACACGCCGGGGCTGCCCATTCGGTCGCTCTCCGTCGAGGTCGTCGACGGGGAGACGAAGGGGGCGCGGGCAGAGGGCGCGGCCGAGTCGCTCAGCGTCGGATCCGCCGAGGGGAACGATCTGGTCATCGCCGACCCGACGGTGAGCCGCTACCACCTCGAGCTGCGGCGCGGCGAGGAGGGGGTGCGGGTCATCGACCACGGGTCGACGAACGGGACGCGGTACGAGGGCGCGCGGATCGAGCGGGGCACGGTGCCGCCCGGGGCGAGGCTCTCGCTCGGGCACACCACCATCCGGGTGGACGACGGGGCGCGGATCACGCTCGAGCTGCTCGAGGGGGATGAGCTCGCGGGGCTGCGCGGGCGAACCGCGGTGATGCGGCGGCTGATGGCGCGCGTCGGCAAGGCGGCCAGGGCGGAGATGCCTGCGCTGCTGGTGGGCGAGTCGGGGACGGGGAAGGAGCGGGTGGCGCGCGCGCTGCATGAGGAGTCGAGGCGTCGGGGTGGGCCCTTCGTGACGGTGGATTGTGGGGCGCTCTCGCCCGCGCTGGTGGCGTCGGAGCTGTTCGGGCACGAGAAGGGCGCGTTCACGGGCGCCGAGCGACAGCACGTGGGCGCGTTCGAGCGCGCGCACGGAGGGACGCTCTTCCTCGACGAGATCGGGGAGCTGGGCGCCGAGTTGCAACCCGCGCTGCTCGGGGTGCTGGAGCGTGGGCGCTTCCGGCGGGTCGGCGGACGCAAGGAGGTGGAGGCCGACGTGCGCGTGGTGGCCGCGACGCACCGCGATCTGCGCGCCGAGGTCAATGAGGGATCGTTCCGGCTGGATCTCTACTACCGGCTCGCGGTGGTGGTGCTCGAGCTGCCCCCGCTCCGGGCGCGCCTCGAAGACGTGCCGCTCCTGGTCGAGCACTTCCTGCGTGAGGCCGGGCACGACGGAGCGGTCGGCGAGGTGTTCTCCGCCGACGCGATGACGGCGCTCTGCCAGCATCGCTGGCCGGGGAACGTGCGCGAGCTGCGGAACGTGGTGGAGGCGACGCTCGCCATGGGGGAGACGCCCGCGCTCCACGCCGCGGATCTGCCGGCCGAAAGCGACGCGGCGCTGAACGACGCGCTGCTCACGCAACCCTACAAGGACGCGCGCCGCCTCCTCCTCGACGCGTTCGAGCGCCGCTACGTTCAGCGCCTGCTGGAGCGCAACGACGGCAACGTCTCGGCCGCCGCGCGTGAGGGGCGCATGGACCGCACCTACCTCATCAAGCTGAAGCAGCGTCACGAGCTCGACTGA